One stretch of Miscanthus floridulus cultivar M001 chromosome 18, ASM1932011v1, whole genome shotgun sequence DNA includes these proteins:
- the LOC136520216 gene encoding uncharacterized protein: MGMFFETTTQLGFLNTAVFALLVFGPGLSPLPQTMPGPPSTCDAPFTFFERVGLLHYSFLGMVVVSCFLGSHARRIVAAEGGAGDLLAMDAGTKLRARSCMLLAVVFSAVAAGLAVSVYTYILQIKYVVFSCMPVWVRCVVFGVDAIIAIAATYTYGEMVRAVLFAD, encoded by the coding sequence ATGGGGATGTTCTTTGAGACGACCACCCAGCTTGGCTTCCTGAACACAGCCGTCTTCGCGTTGTTAGTCTTCGGGCCAGGCCTCTCCCCGCTGCCGCAGACCATGCCGGGCCCGCCGTCCACCTGCGACGCACCGTTCACGTTCTTCGAGCGGGTGGGCCTCCTTCACTACTCGTTTCTCGGCATGGTTGTCGTCTCCTGCTTCCTCGGCAGCCACGCCCGCCGCATCGTGGCCGCGGAGGGCGGCGCGGGCGACCTCCTGGCCATGGACGCCGGCACCAAGCTCAGGGCCAGGAGCTGCATGCTGCTCGCGGTCGTCTTCTCCGCTGTGGCTGCCGGCTTGGCGGTCAGTGTGTACACGTACATACTCCAGATCAAGTACGTGGTGTTCTCATGCATGCCTGTTTGGGTTCGTTGTGTCGTGTTCGGCGTCGACGCCATCATCGCTATCGCGGCCACCTACACGTACGGTGAGATGGTGAGGGCAGTCCTGTTCGCCGATTAG